A genome region from Flavobacteriales bacterium includes the following:
- a CDS encoding VOC family protein, with amino-acid sequence MYQRIAHIALVVKDYDDAIEFYTEKLDFKLLENTRIDENKRWVMVAPPGAKECCLLLAKASNERQLESIGNQTGGRVGFFLFTDDFWRDYNKMTEREISFVRPPTEFEYGTVAVFEDLYGNMWDLIEPNENNKGLIKK; translated from the coding sequence ATGTATCAAAGAATAGCACATATTGCCTTAGTTGTGAAAGACTATGATGACGCAATTGAATTTTATACGGAAAAATTAGATTTCAAATTACTTGAGAACACAAGAATAGACGAAAATAAAAGATGGGTAATGGTTGCACCACCAGGAGCAAAAGAGTGTTGTTTGTTACTTGCTAAAGCCTCAAATGAACGACAATTAGAAAGCATCGGAAATCAGACAGGTGGGCGAGTTGGATTTTTTCTTTTCACAGATGATTTTTGGAGAGACTATAACAAGATGACCGAAAGAGAAATAAGTTTTGTTCGACCACCAACTGAATTTGAATACGGAACTGTCGCAGTATTTGAGGACTTATATGGAAATATGTGGGACTTGATTGAACCGAATGAAAACAATA